A window of the Leucothrix mucor DSM 2157 genome harbors these coding sequences:
- a CDS encoding TRAP transporter small permease: MMSSKDSLAGDAHDASPVIDFKWVDLPGLLALWLLAVIVFTQFFTRYVLNDSLAWTEEIARYILILVAFLGAVSVSRKGTHIFLEFFYRYLSPAAGRYLSMLMDVISTAFYGYLTIMAVQLALKTRTKMASVEIPKSLLYWCVAVGLAAMTIYSVVWLVRKYRQTPEELIKELEQRALSEAME; the protein is encoded by the coding sequence ATGATGTCTTCAAAAGACAGCCTAGCGGGCGATGCGCACGATGCATCGCCCGTCATAGACTTTAAATGGGTCGATCTACCGGGCCTTCTCGCTCTCTGGCTACTCGCCGTCATTGTATTTACTCAATTTTTTACCCGCTACGTACTCAATGACAGCTTGGCCTGGACCGAAGAAATTGCCCGCTATATCTTAATTTTAGTTGCCTTTTTAGGCGCCGTTTCAGTGAGTCGCAAAGGAACTCACATCTTCTTAGAATTTTTCTACCGTTATTTATCACCCGCTGCAGGTCGCTATCTCTCCATGTTGATGGATGTGATCAGCACCGCGTTCTATGGCTACCTAACCATTATGGCCGTCCAGCTCGCCTTGAAAACCAGAACCAAAATGGCCTCTGTCGAAATCCCAAAAAGCTTGTTGTATTGGTGTGTCGCTGTCGGTTTGGCTGCGATGACGATTTACTCCGTGGTTTGGTTGGTTCGTAAATATCGCCAAACACCCGAAGAGCTCATCAAAGAGCTTGAACAACGCGCCCTTTCTGAAGCCATGGAGTAG